The Leishmania major strain Friedlin complete genome, chromosome 10 genome contains the following window.
TATgaacccctccccctccccccagaCACCGAGTCTGTTCCGTGATTTCTCGTTTCTGTGGTGCTCGCGGTAGCCTTGGGTTAGgtgcgcgagcgtgtgcgcttcggtcgccgtcgcgctgccACACCGTTGtctttttctgttgttcCCGACTCCACGttctctgtgtctgtctgtctgcccTTCACCACTCTGCGCGCTGTGTGGGTGTTACACGTGCGTGTAGTGCGAGAAGGGGAATGCGAAGTAGAGGCCTCACAGGCACGTAGATCGGGTCAGCACATCCATGGAAGCGAGCAAGGAAACAGCGAGAAGGCCAGATCAAAAAATAGGCCCTAGGAAACACGCATCGATGCCACCGACACCCAAGAggtttgcgtgtgcgcgtgtggggggagaggggggggcagtgcTGCTCCGTCGTCTTACGCATGGCTGCTTCTCATAGGTCTCTACCCCTTCTGGGACattgccgctctctctctctctctctttccgccCTTCCGCCACTGCACACGCGAACGCATCGGGGGTGCtggatgcgtgtgtgtgtgtgtgtgtgtgccctaCAATTGAACACCGGCAgtcgccctccttctccacacacacaaactccTCCACACCTGGCCTGCCCTCGACACACTCCCGATTTAGCGCCCAAGCACATACCTATACCgcctcgcccccctcccccccccatctctctctctctctctctctctctctgcttgtGTTTCGCGCCTACCTTGTCCGTCTTTTCTAGTGCCCTCTTGTTATATACTTGTGAGAGAACACCTGAAATTGCACCTTCTccccgccgccctcgtccacgcacagcccccccccctccccattaGGAATACGCGTTCGAGTCGCTGACGTCCTCACTGCCCTTCTTGCGGCCTTCCCTTGCGTGCTGTCTCGGTCCGTGCGACATGTTCCGCCATGTTTCGGCTGCTTCGGCGAGCTCGCTCGTCGCCgcccgctccttctccagcaccaACGTCTACCTGGACAAGCGCATCAAGGTAAAGAATGAGGTGGTAGACATGGACGGCGACGAGATGACGCGCATTATCTGGTCGTTCATCAAGGAAAAGCTGATCCTGCCCTACGTGGATGTCCCGATCAACTACTTCGACCTCAGCGTGACTAACCGTGACGCGACGAACGACAAGGTCACGGTTGAAGCCGCCGAAGCGGTCAAGAAGTGCAACGTTGGCATCAAGTgcgccaccatcacccccGATGAGGCCCGCGTGAAGGAGTTCAACCTGAAGAAGATGTGGAAGAGTCCGAACGGCACCATCCGGAACATCCTTGGCGGCACGGTGTTCCGTGAGCCGATCATCGTCTCCAACATCCCACGTATCGTCCCTCAGTGGCACAATCCCATCGTGGTCGGCCGCCACGCCTTCGGCGACCAGTACAAGGCGACGGACGCTGTTTTGAAGCCCGGTAAGCTGCAGCTCGTGCACACACCCGCtgacggcagcgcgccgacaACGCTGGATGTATACGACTTCAAGGGCGAGGGTGTCGGGTTGgccatgtacaacacgaAGGAGAGCATTGAGGGATTTGCGAAGAGCTGCTTCCAGTACGCGTTGATGCGCAAGTACCCACTGGTTTTGACGACGAAGAACACCATCCTGAAGAAGTACGATGGCATGTTCCTGCAGACCTTCCAGCGCATGTATGACGAGCAGTACAAGGCCGACTTCGAGAAGGCCGGCATCACCTACAATCACCGCCTCATCGATGACCAGGTGGCGCAGATGATCAAGGGCGAGGGCGGCTTCGTGTGGGCGTGCAAGAACTACGATGGCGACGTGCAGAGCGACATTGTGGCGCAAGGCTTCGGCTCGCTGGGCCTCATGACATCTGTGCTGATGTGCCCGGATGGCAAGACAATCGAGGCCGAGGCCGCCCACGGCACCGTGACGCGTCACTACCGCCAGCATCAGCAGGGCAAGGAGACGAGCACGAACTCCGTCGCCTCCATCTACGCCTGGACGCGCGGTCTCGCCCATCGTGGCAAGCTTGACGGCAACAGCGACCTCGTCAAGTTCTCGGAGACGCTGGAGAGGGTGGTCGTCAAGGCGATCGAGGATGGCCACATGACGAAGGACCTGGCCCTCTGCGTCTACGGCTCCAGCGGCGTCAAGCGTGAACATTACGAGACGACGGAGCAGTTCCTCGACAGCGTCGATACAGCCCTGAAGAAGGCGATGAGCGCGTAAGGAGGCAACACAGTGACGGGCGAAAGCGTTCGCCAGCACTGTGCTGTTCCGTCGGCGCACATCTTTCTCTGTACCTGCGtatgcatatgtgtgtgcgtgtgcatatatatatatatatatgtctgtgtgtctgtctctgtgtgtgtgtgtctgtgtgtctaTCTGTGTGagtgtctgtctgtgtgtgtgtgtctgtctgtctgtctgtgtgtctgtgtctgtgtgtctgtgtgagtgtctgtctgtgtgtgtgtctgtctgtgtgtgtgtctgtgtgtgtctgtctgtgtgtctgtgtctgtgtttcGTAACATTCAGggcggctgcggccgccTTCTCGTCACGCCcctgcgccggcgtggtgTGCGTCTAAG
Protein-coding sequences here:
- a CDS encoding putative isocitrate dehydrogenase [NADP] mitochondrial precursor, giving the protein MFRHVSAASASSLVAARSFSSTNVYLDKRIKVKNEVVDMDGDEMTRIIWSFIKEKLILPYVDVPINYFDLSVTNRDATNDKVTVEAAEAVKKCNVGIKCATITPDEARVKEFNLKKMWKSPNGTIRNILGGTVFREPIIVSNIPRIVPQWHNPIVVGRHAFGDQYKATDAVLKPGKLQLVHTPADGSAPTTLDVYDFKGEGVGLAMYNTKESIEGFAKSCFQYALMRKYPLVLTTKNTILKKYDGMFLQTFQRMYDEQYKADFEKAGITYNHRLIDDQVAQMIKGEGGFVWACKNYDGDVQSDIVAQGFGSLGLMTSVLMCPDGKTIEAEAAHGTVTRHYRQHQQGKETSTNSVASIYAWTRGLAHRGKLDGNSDLVKFSETLERVVVKAIEDGHMTKDLALCVYGSSGVKREHYETTEQFLDSVDTALKKAMSA